A section of the Clostridium felsineum DSM 794 genome encodes:
- a CDS encoding dockerin type I domain-containing protein → MSKLKTISSVMAGVLLCTMVSFSGLKTVKADTTTDTSNNLGINWMDGSKYFPLGANYAWDEWDNDFNDNGWTTRFAKIKSDFDAMSAQGVHAVRWWVFCNMYASPLFSSQDGKGVCTGLPAKWTDHMKEAADYANSKNMKIYFTLTSFDVAKTNNNFYHGTIIDDPTIRKSYIDNAVTPVVKALGDNPGVMGWDVINEPEWTISSADGGNPGESIKGYPLSTVRSFVKDVTDCIHQYAKQPVSVGAASLKWLGEQYDFWSGLGLDFYDFHWYDWATPYFNPLKTPVSQLKAKLDKPVIIGEMMPDTQNSSLKMSHKQVLDGLVKNGYSGYMLWAWTDASTNCVGKTSPDFDQFKSEHPELPIDMPKAAGLKGDVNGDGLVNGRDLMVLRQYLAGQAVTINQANSDVNGDGVVNGRDLMEIVKIISGL, encoded by the coding sequence ATGAGTAAGTTAAAAACAATATCTTCAGTTATGGCTGGAGTACTATTGTGTACAATGGTTAGTTTTTCGGGTTTAAAAACTGTAAAGGCAGATACAACTACTGATACAAGCAATAATTTAGGAATAAATTGGATGGATGGTTCTAAATATTTTCCTTTAGGTGCTAATTATGCTTGGGATGAATGGGACAATGATTTTAATGACAATGGATGGACAACAAGGTTTGCAAAAATAAAATCAGATTTTGATGCTATGTCAGCGCAAGGCGTTCATGCCGTAAGATGGTGGGTATTCTGTAACATGTATGCATCACCGTTATTCTCATCACAAGATGGAAAAGGAGTATGTACTGGTCTTCCAGCTAAATGGACTGATCATATGAAGGAAGCAGCAGATTATGCTAATTCAAAAAATATGAAAATATACTTCACACTTACTAGCTTTGATGTAGCAAAAACTAATAATAATTTCTATCATGGAACTATTATAGATGATCCAACTATTCGTAAGAGTTATATAGATAATGCTGTTACTCCAGTAGTTAAAGCCCTTGGAGATAACCCAGGTGTAATGGGTTGGGATGTTATTAACGAACCAGAATGGACAATTTCAAGTGCAGACGGAGGAAACCCAGGAGAATCAATAAAAGGATATCCATTAAGTACAGTTAGATCTTTCGTTAAAGATGTAACAGATTGTATACATCAGTATGCTAAACAACCAGTAAGTGTTGGTGCTGCAAGTTTAAAATGGCTTGGAGAACAATATGATTTCTGGTCAGGTCTTGGATTGGATTTTTATGATTTCCATTGGTATGATTGGGCAACACCTTATTTCAATCCATTAAAAACACCAGTGTCACAGTTAAAAGCAAAACTTGATAAACCAGTAATAATAGGTGAAATGATGCCAGACACACAAAATTCTTCACTTAAAATGTCACATAAACAAGTTCTAGATGGTTTGGTTAAAAATGGTTATAGCGGATATATGTTATGGGCATGGACTGATGCTTCAACAAACTGCGTTGGAAAAACATCTCCAGATTTCGATCAATTTAAATCAGAGCATCCAGAGCTTCCTATAGATATGCCAAAGGCTGCTGGATTAAAAGGTGATGTTAACGGTGATGGATTAGTTAACGGACGTGATCTTATGGTATTAAGACAATACTTAGCGGGTCAAGCTGTAACAATAAATCAAGCAAATAGTGATGTTAATGGTGATGGAGTAGTAAATGGACGTGATCTTATGGAAATAGTAAAAATTATAAGTGGATTATAA
- a CDS encoding phenylpyruvate tautomerase MIF-related protein → MPFINSTLTVKLDKEKENKLKTELGKLIELLPGKSEEWLMVGFKDDYPLYFKGKKKDKAAFIEVKIFGSAEKSAKNNLVSEISNLMERELSIPKDSIYITVDEVSTWAWNGKLF, encoded by the coding sequence ATGCCATTTATAAATTCGACATTAACTGTAAAGTTAGACAAAGAAAAGGAAAACAAACTAAAGACAGAACTCGGAAAACTAATCGAACTACTTCCTGGAAAAAGTGAAGAGTGGCTTATGGTAGGTTTTAAAGACGATTATCCTCTTTACTTTAAGGGTAAAAAAAAGGATAAAGCTGCCTTTATTGAAGTAAAGATATTTGGATCAGCTGAAAAGTCAGCCAAAAATAATTTAGTTTCAGAAATATCTAATTTAATGGAAAGAGAACTTTCAATTCCTAAGGACTCCATATACATAACTGTAGATGAAGTTTCTACTTGGGCATGGAATGGTAAACTTTTCTAA
- a CDS encoding YezD family protein, with protein sequence MNDLNYKTHKAKEIKGDDYKEKISKLLKEIKYGSITLVIQDGVVIQIDASQKIRLK encoded by the coding sequence ATGAATGATTTAAATTATAAAACTCATAAAGCTAAAGAGATTAAGGGGGACGATTATAAAGAAAAAATCTCAAAACTTTTAAAAGAAATAAAATATGGGTCTATAACTTTAGTTATTCAAGATGGGGTTGTAATACAAATAGATGCAAGTCAGAAAATAAGACTTAAATAG
- a CDS encoding trans-sulfuration enzyme family protein: MKIESLVIHGGKDGDEYTGAVNVPIYQTSTFKQEKLGVNKGYEYSRTGNPTREALEKLITDLEEGYKGFAFASGMAAITAVLSLFRSGDKIIISNNVYGGTFRVLDKVFDHFNIGYKIVDTSKIEDIKDNINEDVKAIYIETPTNPLMDITDIRLVSKVAREKGLLTIVDNTFMTPYLQKPIILGADIVLHSATKYLGGHSDLVAGLVVVNNNDLAEKLHFIQNSTGGVLGPFDSFLLIRGIKTLAVRMDRHNDNSNKIASVLNHRKEIDKVYYPGLEEHLGHEVQKKQALGFGAIISFVLNERYDYRKFIENLKLITFGESLGGVESLICHPATMTHAAIPYDIRQKVGIVDNLIRLSVGIENSDDLIHDLLKALEGSEK; the protein is encoded by the coding sequence ATGAAAATAGAATCATTAGTAATTCACGGAGGAAAAGATGGAGATGAATATACAGGTGCAGTTAATGTTCCTATATATCAAACTTCAACTTTTAAGCAAGAAAAGCTTGGTGTAAACAAAGGTTATGAATATTCAAGAACAGGAAATCCTACGAGGGAGGCCCTTGAAAAGCTTATTACAGATTTAGAAGAAGGATATAAAGGCTTTGCTTTTGCCTCTGGAATGGCAGCAATCACAGCGGTATTATCATTATTTAGAAGTGGAGATAAAATAATAATATCTAATAATGTATATGGAGGTACCTTTAGAGTTTTAGATAAAGTATTCGATCATTTTAATATTGGATATAAAATAGTTGATACTTCAAAAATTGAAGATATAAAAGATAACATTAATGAAGATGTAAAAGCAATATATATTGAAACACCAACTAATCCACTTATGGACATTACAGATATAAGGCTTGTTTCAAAAGTGGCAAGAGAAAAGGGACTACTTACAATAGTAGATAATACCTTTATGACACCTTATCTTCAAAAGCCAATTATACTTGGCGCAGATATAGTACTTCATAGTGCTACAAAGTATTTAGGAGGACACAGTGATTTAGTTGCGGGGCTTGTTGTTGTAAATAATAATGATTTGGCAGAAAAGCTTCATTTTATACAAAATTCAACAGGAGGAGTATTAGGACCTTTTGATTCATTTCTTCTTATAAGAGGTATAAAAACACTTGCAGTGAGAATGGATAGGCATAATGATAATTCAAATAAGATTGCTTCTGTTTTAAATCATAGAAAAGAAATAGATAAAGTATATTATCCAGGCTTGGAAGAGCATTTAGGACATGAGGTTCAGAAAAAACAGGCATTAGGCTTTGGCGCAATAATATCCTTTGTTTTAAATGAGAGATATGATTATAGAAAATTTATAGAAAACTTAAAGCTTATTACTTTTGGAGAAAGCCTTGGAGGAGTGGAGTCTCTTATATGCCATCCTGCTACTATGACACATGCTGCAATTCCTTATGATATAAGACAAAAGGTAGGTATAGTTGACAATCTTATAAGGCTTTCTGTAGGAATTGAAAATAGTGATGATTTAATCCATGATTTATTAAAAGCTCTTGAGGGAAGTGAAAAATAA
- a CDS encoding class I SAM-dependent methyltransferase produces MRSIQYFDNIAANWNVIRSEYFEERLKYKVLSKVDVRNKIVADFGCGTGFISLKLAEEANMVFSLDNSNNMLKELKKSAYERKFNNIHLLKSSLTNVTLFDESIDDVFINMALHHIKDADLAIKEMYRVLKKGGNVVISDVSEHNGEWAREEMFDQWLGFSNEQIYSWLKNAGFKGIDIENTDLKCKGTSSRGEYTEASIFIARASK; encoded by the coding sequence ATGAGATCAATACAGTATTTTGATAATATTGCGGCTAATTGGAATGTAATAAGAAGCGAGTATTTTGAAGAAAGATTGAAATATAAAGTTTTGTCTAAGGTGGATGTTAGAAATAAAATAGTAGCTGATTTTGGATGTGGGACAGGTTTTATAAGTCTTAAGCTTGCAGAGGAAGCTAATATGGTTTTTTCACTGGATAATTCTAATAATATGCTTAAAGAATTAAAAAAATCTGCATACGAAAGGAAATTTAATAATATTCATTTATTAAAATCTTCTTTAACTAATGTAACTTTATTTGATGAATCTATAGATGATGTATTTATAAATATGGCGCTTCATCACATAAAAGATGCGGATTTAGCCATAAAGGAGATGTATAGAGTTTTAAAAAAGGGTGGAAATGTAGTTATATCAGATGTGTCAGAGCATAATGGTGAGTGGGCAAGAGAAGAAATGTTTGACCAGTGGCTTGGTTTTTCAAATGAACAAATTTATAGTTGGTTAAAAAATGCTGGATTTAAAGGTATAGATATTGAAAACACTGACTTAAAGTGCAAAGGAACCTCAAGCAGAGGTGAGTATACAGAAGCTTCAATATTTATAGCAAGAGCATCAAAATAA
- a CDS encoding PLP-dependent cysteine synthase family protein, with protein sequence MNYVSDIRQLIGNTPIIKINSFQLKTNVNIFAKLELLNPGGSVKDRVGVYMIEDAERRGRLKKGYTIVEGTAGNTGIGVALAAINKGYNVIFVVPEKFSVEKQTLMKAFGAKIINTPRERGMQGAVEKANELLRSIPNSISLGQFENPANPLAHYETTGPEIYRDLEGKIDYVVAGAGSGGTYVGVVKFLKEKNPEVKGILADPVGSTMGGGEKASYDIEGIGNDFVPDTMKMNLVDEVIKVNDAEALSMVKHLALSEGLIVGSSSGAAMAASLKLSKKIKSGNIITIFPDRGDRYFSKKILE encoded by the coding sequence ATGAATTATGTAAGCGATATTAGGCAGCTTATAGGAAACACACCTATAATTAAAATTAATAGTTTTCAGCTGAAAACTAATGTGAATATTTTTGCCAAATTGGAACTATTAAATCCAGGTGGAAGCGTTAAAGATAGGGTTGGAGTATATATGATAGAGGATGCAGAAAGGAGAGGAAGGCTAAAAAAGGGATATACAATAGTAGAAGGTACAGCTGGAAATACAGGCATTGGTGTAGCGCTTGCAGCTATTAATAAAGGTTATAATGTAATATTTGTTGTTCCGGAGAAATTTTCTGTTGAAAAGCAGACGCTTATGAAGGCTTTTGGGGCGAAAATAATAAATACTCCTAGAGAAAGAGGAATGCAGGGAGCGGTTGAAAAAGCAAATGAGCTTTTAAGAAGCATACCAAATTCTATAAGCCTTGGTCAATTTGAAAACCCAGCAAATCCATTGGCACACTATGAAACTACGGGACCAGAAATATATAGAGATCTTGAGGGGAAGATTGACTATGTGGTTGCTGGTGCTGGAAGCGGAGGAACTTATGTTGGAGTTGTGAAATTTTTAAAGGAGAAAAATCCAGAGGTAAAGGGCATACTTGCAGATCCAGTTGGTTCAACTATGGGTGGAGGAGAAAAGGCAAGCTATGATATAGAAGGCATAGGCAACGATTTTGTTCCAGACACTATGAAAATGAATTTAGTAGACGAAGTTATTAAAGTTAATGATGCTGAAGCCCTTAGTATGGTGAAGCATCTAGCATTAAGTGAAGGATTAATAGTTGGAAGTTCCTCTGGAGCGGCTATGGCAGCGTCATTGAAATTAAGCAAGAAAATTAAAAGTGGCAATATAATTACTATTTTTCCTGATAGAGGAGACAGATATTTTAGTAAAAAGATTTTAGAATAG
- a CDS encoding amidohydrolase, whose amino-acid sequence MSLKEESDKLIKKLTDYRRELHKYPELSMKEYQTTERIKKWLKENDIKILDFPIKVGVAAEIEGAYEGKTVALRADIDALPIEEKTGLPFASLNEGVMHACGHDFHTSAIMGAAMLLNERKSELHGKVRIIFQPGEETGKGSEYIIEKGLLKGVDCIFGMHNKPDLPVGTIGIKAGELMASVDRFEIKVIGMGGHAGIPNRCVDPIILATQIVSALQIIVSREVNPIDDIVISITKLNSGTTWNVISDKAEMEGTVRTFRNSMRNDIRNRIEKTAKGIAEALGGEIEFQWLAYSPVLENDPRFEKMLIEVAKENGYNYVKAEKNLGGEDFAFYQSVVPSFFVWMGVDGTEQWHRANYNLKEEALSVAANYFNEVALKILSK is encoded by the coding sequence ATGAGCCTTAAAGAAGAATCAGATAAGCTGATTAAGAAGTTGACAGACTATAGAAGGGAACTTCATAAATATCCTGAGTTATCTATGAAAGAATATCAAACCACAGAAAGAATAAAAAAGTGGCTTAAGGAAAACGATATTAAAATTTTAGATTTTCCAATAAAAGTAGGTGTGGCAGCAGAAATTGAAGGAGCTTATGAAGGAAAAACTGTAGCGCTTAGAGCAGATATTGATGCGCTGCCAATAGAAGAGAAAACAGGGCTTCCATTTGCATCCTTAAATGAAGGAGTTATGCATGCTTGCGGTCATGATTTTCACACATCAGCAATAATGGGAGCTGCAATGCTTTTAAATGAAAGAAAATCTGAACTTCATGGAAAAGTGAGAATAATATTTCAACCAGGAGAGGAAACTGGTAAAGGATCAGAATATATTATAGAAAAAGGTTTACTTAAAGGTGTGGATTGCATATTTGGAATGCACAATAAACCAGATTTACCAGTGGGAACAATAGGTATAAAAGCAGGAGAACTTATGGCAAGTGTGGATAGATTTGAAATTAAAGTTATTGGAATGGGTGGTCATGCAGGAATACCTAATAGATGTGTTGATCCTATTATACTGGCAACTCAAATAGTATCTGCACTACAGATAATTGTAAGCAGAGAGGTAAATCCTATTGATGATATAGTAATAAGTATAACAAAGCTTAATTCAGGAACTACCTGGAATGTTATTTCTGATAAAGCTGAAATGGAAGGTACAGTTAGAACCTTTAGGAACAGTATGAGAAATGATATTAGAAATAGGATAGAAAAAACGGCAAAAGGAATAGCAGAAGCTTTAGGAGGAGAAATAGAATTCCAGTGGCTAGCGTATTCTCCAGTTCTAGAGAATGATCCTAGATTTGAAAAGATGTTAATAGAGGTAGCTAAGGAAAATGGTTATAATTATGTTAAAGCTGAAAAAAATTTAGGAGGAGAAGATTTTGCTTTTTACCAAAGTGTAGTTCCGTCTTTTTTTGTATGGATGGGAGTAGATGGAACAGAACAGTGGCATAGGGCAAACTATAATCTTAAAGAAGAAGCACTTAGTGTTGCAGCTAATTACTTTAATGAGGTAGCGCTGAAGATACTTTCTAAATAG
- a CDS encoding dockerin type I domain-containing protein, with the protein MNKKIVSMVLGLSLVMTSGFASQINAQTTAKAAATVQSQAYKWDNVKIEAGGYVPAVIFNKTEKNLVYARTDMGGAYRLDTQTNKWIPITDNLGDWTLQGCESIATDPVDTNRVYIAAGMYTNSWQSENGYILSSQDKGNTWQKYELPFKVGGNMPGRNMGERLQIDPNDNKILYLGARSGNGLWRSEDYGKTWSKVDNFPDVGDYVQDPTYEYSADKVGVVWETFDPTTGTKGSPTQTMYVGVADNKGNSIYVTNDGGKTWSPVKGQPTGYLPQHGILASDGMMYISYSNNCGPYVGTDGQVWKYNTKTGEWTNISPTFIGDDKTGFGGISVDAQNPNNLVVATLNRWWPDEEIYRSTDAGKTWKPIWDWNGYPSRTLNYTLDYSKQPWLDWGKTGVTPPDPQVKIGWMIGDLEIDPFNPDRMFYGTGATLFGTDDLTNWDKDGKVDISVKADGIEECAVNDVVVPTKGAQLLSGVGDDCGFYHTDITKVPSKLMTTPTFSGTASIDYAESVPNFVVRVGDVDTGKNPQDKDCGISYDGGKNWFSAGSNISGVTKPGTVAAGADAKTIVWSPETGASAAYSTNNGNSWTTCSGLPQGAKVRADRVNPKKFYGFLNGKFYVSTDAGATFTQSTQTGLPTNGKGVFKAVIGHEGDIWISGGTDGLWHSTDSGATFTKVSGVDASDTVGFGKSKTDGGYPAIYMNATIGGTAGIFRSDDEGATWVRINDDEHQYGDPNYCITGDPNNYGRVYVGTNGRGIIYGDVSGDPTPTPTPSVMLGDVNGDGVINGRDIMVLTQYIAGKDVTIDQKAADVNGDGAINGRDLMLIRQYIAGKITSFTK; encoded by the coding sequence ATGAATAAAAAAATTGTTAGTATGGTTCTTGGGTTAAGCTTAGTTATGACAAGTGGCTTTGCATCACAAATAAATGCACAGACAACTGCAAAGGCTGCAGCTACAGTTCAAAGTCAAGCTTATAAATGGGACAATGTAAAGATAGAAGCTGGTGGATATGTTCCAGCAGTTATATTCAATAAAACTGAGAAAAATTTAGTATATGCTCGTACAGATATGGGAGGAGCATATAGATTAGATACTCAAACTAATAAATGGATACCAATTACTGATAATCTTGGTGATTGGACACTTCAAGGTTGTGAAAGTATAGCAACAGACCCAGTTGATACAAATCGTGTTTATATAGCAGCAGGTATGTACACTAATAGTTGGCAAAGTGAGAATGGATATATTCTTAGTTCACAAGATAAAGGTAATACATGGCAGAAATATGAGCTCCCATTTAAAGTTGGAGGAAATATGCCAGGAAGAAACATGGGAGAAAGGCTTCAAATAGATCCTAATGATAATAAAATACTTTATTTAGGAGCTAGAAGTGGTAATGGTCTTTGGAGAAGTGAAGATTATGGAAAAACTTGGTCAAAAGTTGATAATTTCCCTGACGTAGGAGACTATGTACAAGATCCTACCTATGAATATAGTGCAGATAAAGTTGGAGTAGTATGGGAAACTTTTGATCCTACAACAGGAACAAAAGGAAGTCCAACTCAAACGATGTATGTTGGAGTAGCAGATAATAAAGGTAATAGTATATACGTAACTAATGATGGGGGAAAGACTTGGAGTCCGGTAAAGGGACAACCAACAGGATATCTTCCACAACATGGTATACTTGCATCTGATGGTATGATGTATATATCTTACAGCAACAATTGCGGGCCATATGTAGGAACAGACGGTCAGGTTTGGAAATATAACACAAAAACAGGAGAATGGACAAACATTAGTCCAACTTTTATAGGAGATGACAAAACTGGTTTTGGTGGTATTTCTGTAGATGCACAGAATCCAAATAATCTAGTGGTTGCAACATTAAACAGATGGTGGCCTGATGAAGAAATATATAGAAGTACAGATGCAGGAAAGACATGGAAGCCTATATGGGATTGGAATGGATATCCAAGTCGTACTTTAAACTATACTTTAGATTACTCAAAACAACCATGGCTTGATTGGGGTAAAACTGGAGTAACACCACCAGACCCACAGGTTAAAATAGGATGGATGATAGGAGATCTAGAAATTGATCCATTTAATCCAGATAGAATGTTCTATGGTACAGGAGCAACTCTTTTTGGAACTGATGATTTAACAAATTGGGATAAAGATGGAAAAGTTGATATTTCAGTAAAAGCAGATGGAATTGAAGAATGTGCTGTAAATGATGTTGTAGTACCAACTAAAGGAGCACAACTTTTAAGTGGTGTTGGAGATGATTGTGGTTTCTATCATACTGACATAACTAAAGTTCCAAGTAAGTTAATGACAACACCTACATTTAGTGGTACAGCAAGTATTGATTATGCAGAGAGTGTTCCTAATTTTGTTGTTCGTGTTGGAGATGTTGATACTGGTAAGAATCCTCAAGATAAGGATTGCGGAATATCTTATGATGGAGGTAAAAACTGGTTTTCAGCAGGAAGCAATATATCAGGAGTTACAAAACCAGGAACTGTAGCAGCTGGTGCGGATGCAAAGACTATTGTATGGTCACCAGAGACTGGTGCTAGTGCAGCATATAGCACTAATAATGGAAACTCATGGACTACATGTTCTGGTCTTCCACAGGGAGCAAAGGTTAGGGCAGACCGTGTAAATCCAAAGAAATTCTATGGTTTCTTAAATGGCAAGTTCTATGTTAGTACTGATGCTGGTGCAACCTTTACACAAAGCACACAAACAGGTCTTCCTACAAATGGAAAAGGAGTCTTCAAGGCAGTTATAGGTCATGAAGGTGATATTTGGATTTCAGGAGGAACAGATGGATTATGGCATTCAACTGATTCGGGTGCAACCTTTACAAAGGTATCTGGTGTTGATGCTTCTGATACAGTAGGTTTTGGTAAGTCAAAAACTGATGGTGGATATCCAGCTATATACATGAATGCTACAATTGGTGGTACAGCAGGAATATTCCGTTCAGATGATGAAGGCGCAACTTGGGTAAGAATAAATGATGATGAGCATCAATATGGAGATCCAAATTACTGCATAACAGGAGATCCTAATAATTACGGAAGAGTTTATGTTGGAACAAATGGAAGAGGTATTATTTATGGTGATGTATCGGGAGATCCAACTCCTACACCAACACCAAGCGTAATGTTAGGTGATGTAAATGGAGATGGAGTAATAAACGGAAGAGATATTATGGTACTTACTCAGTATATAGCTGGTAAAGATGTAACCATAGATCAAAAGGCAGCAGATGTAAACGGAGACGGAGCTATAAATGGAAGAGATCTTATGTTAATAAGACAATATATAGCAGGAAAAATAACTTCATTTACAAAATAA
- a CDS encoding glycoside hydrolase family 9 protein — protein sequence MKKLAAILTIGLFLGIQIKPLTAAADTTQKHNYVDAFSKSILFYEANWCGSDAGNNRFKWRSGCHENDGKDVGLDLTGGFHDAGDHVKFGITQAYSASTLGWAYYEFKDTFVKQGQDKYMLNIMKHFTDYFLKCYPDNNTFYYQCGNGDTDHSYWGPPELQTTSRPTLFKATPSTPASDVCGNTAGALALMYLNYKDIDSAYANKCLTAAESLYNLGKNYKGLSQGQSYYTSSGYWDDLSWGAIWLYEATNNSSYLSDVQSFLQSANINEYYQYNWTHCWDDMLGGVFVKMAQITGDDKYKKIVNSNIDYWTNSVKTTPGGLKFRTGWGTLRYTAAECMLALVYYKTSNESRALDLAKGQIDYILGSNPQGMSYEVGFGDKYPKFPHHRAASGRNETAGEKKTQPEKHILYGALVGGPDESDNYQDNIEDYQHSEVAIDYNAGFVGALAGISNYFGQGQTVEKINDPEVKDTTVTTVPGDLNDDGVINGRDIMMMRQYLAGKTVNGLDKNALDVNGDGIVNGRDLMELIKKVSNN from the coding sequence ATGAAGAAACTTGCGGCAATTCTTACTATAGGATTGTTTTTGGGGATACAAATCAAACCATTAACAGCAGCTGCAGATACTACTCAAAAGCATAATTATGTAGATGCATTTTCTAAATCAATATTGTTTTATGAAGCAAATTGGTGTGGATCTGATGCAGGAAATAATAGATTTAAGTGGAGAAGTGGTTGTCATGAAAATGATGGTAAAGACGTTGGTCTTGATTTAACAGGTGGATTTCACGATGCAGGAGATCACGTTAAATTTGGCATAACACAAGCATATTCAGCATCTACTTTGGGGTGGGCTTACTATGAGTTTAAGGATACATTTGTAAAACAGGGACAGGATAAGTACATGCTTAATATAATGAAGCATTTTACAGATTATTTCTTAAAATGCTATCCAGACAACAATACGTTCTATTACCAATGTGGAAATGGTGATACAGATCATTCATATTGGGGACCACCAGAACTACAAACGACATCAAGGCCTACACTATTTAAAGCAACACCAAGTACACCAGCCTCAGATGTATGTGGAAATACAGCAGGAGCACTGGCACTTATGTACCTTAACTACAAGGACATTGATTCCGCTTATGCTAATAAGTGTCTTACAGCAGCAGAAAGTTTGTATAATTTAGGCAAAAACTACAAGGGATTAAGTCAAGGTCAAAGTTATTACACATCTTCAGGATACTGGGATGATCTTTCTTGGGGGGCTATATGGTTATATGAAGCAACTAATAACAGCAGTTATCTAAGTGATGTACAATCATTTTTACAATCTGCCAATATAAACGAGTACTATCAATATAATTGGACGCATTGTTGGGATGATATGCTTGGAGGAGTTTTTGTAAAAATGGCTCAAATAACTGGAGACGATAAATACAAAAAAATAGTTAATAGTAATATTGATTATTGGACAAATTCTGTTAAAACCACTCCAGGGGGACTAAAATTCAGAACAGGATGGGGTACTCTAAGGTATACTGCCGCAGAATGTATGTTGGCTCTGGTTTACTATAAGACATCTAACGAAAGTAGAGCTCTTGATTTAGCTAAGGGACAAATTGATTATATTTTAGGAAGTAATCCTCAAGGAATGTCCTATGAAGTTGGGTTTGGAGATAAATATCCTAAATTCCCACATCATAGAGCAGCTAGCGGAAGAAATGAAACTGCAGGTGAGAAAAAAACACAGCCTGAAAAGCATATTCTTTACGGAGCTTTAGTTGGAGGACCAGATGAAAGTGATAACTATCAAGACAATATAGAAGACTATCAACATTCAGAAGTAGCAATTGATTATAATGCTGGATTTGTTGGAGCACTTGCAGGAATTTCAAATTATTTTGGTCAGGGTCAAACAGTTGAGAAGATAAACGATCCAGAGGTTAAGGATACTACAGTTACAACTGTGCCAGGAGATTTAAACGATGATGGTGTAATAAATGGTCGTGACATAATGATGATGAGACAATATTTGGCAGGAAAAACTGTAAATGGTCTCGATAAAAATGCTTTGGATGTAAATGGAGACGGTATAGTAAATGGACGTGACTTAATGGAGCTTATAAAAAAGGTTTCAAATAATTAA